In the Sus scrofa isolate TJ Tabasco breed Duroc chromosome 6, Sscrofa11.1, whole genome shotgun sequence genome, one interval contains:
- the PABPN1L gene encoding embryonic polyadenylate-binding protein 2 isoform X3, which translates to MEQAQGPEPQPQQQEEEDAGALLAGQLLSPEADTPTEKVEADHRSVYVGNVDYEGTARELEAYFNHCGEIHRVTILCDKFSGHPKGCCPKGPTSQESAPRTAGAFGDTPAPGDDPSPTAASSASAGLVSDHEGGTGGAEEARPGIRRIETRADDQSGAGSRGERGAPRGIVYSGENNCPVPLHFAGGQQPGPRPGPTVHATSHQAGQGRAWHRAPVGALEGTWRAAGR; encoded by the exons ATGGAGCAGGCCCAGGGGCCGGAGCCGCAGCCCcagcagcaggaagaggaagacGCCGGGGCCCTGCTGGCCGGGCAGCTGCTGAGCCCAGAGGCAG ACACCCCCACAGAGAAGGTGGAGGCCGACCACAGATCCGTCTACGTGGGTAAC gtggACTACGAGGGCACAGCCCGGGAGCTGGAAGCTTATTTCAACCACTGCGGGGAGATCCACCGGGTCACCATCCTGTGCGACAAGTTCTCTGGACACCCCAAGGG GTGCTGCCCAAAAGGACCAACTTCCCAGGAATCAGCTCCACGGACCGCGGGGGCCTTCGGGGACACCCCAGCGCCAGGGGACGACCCTTCCCCCACAGCAGCCTCGAGCGCGAGCGCGGGCCTCGTTTCAGACCACGAGGGCGGAACCG GGGGCGCGGAAGAGGCTCGCCCTGGTATTCGCCGTATTGAGACGAGGGCCGATGACCAGAGTGGGGCTGGGTCCAGAGGAGAGAGGGGCGCTCCACGCGGGATCGTTTACTCGGGGGAGAATAACTGCCCCGTCCCCCTTCACTTCGCGGGAGGACAGCAGCCAGGACCTCGCCCAGGCCCCACGGTCCATGCCACCAGTCACCAAGCAGGGCAGGGgcgggcctggcacagagcaccGGTCGGGGCTTTGGAGGGCACCTGGCGCGCTGCAGGCAGGTGA
- the PABPN1L gene encoding embryonic polyadenylate-binding protein 2 isoform X1: protein MWPFLSRALFPPPTEAWLQRASSDPEAQGWGAWSRAEKTPLGAGDGGREAEETVEAQAEDEGDTGFLPSLLEREGLAEGSVPDQELEAIRLKLWAMEQAQGPEPQPQQQEEEDAGALLAGQLLSPEADTPTEKVEADHRSVYVGNVDYEGTARELEAYFNHCGEIHRVTILCDKFSGHPKGCCPKGPTSQESAPRTAGAFGDTPAPGDDPSPTAASSASAGLVSDHEGGTGGAEEARPGIRRIETRADDQSGAGSRGERGAPRGIVYSGENNCPVPLHFAGGQQPGPRPGPTVHATSHQAGQGRAWHRAPVGALEGTWRAAGR from the exons ATGTGGCCCTTCCTCAGCCGTGctctcttcccaccccccaccgaGGCCTGGCTCCAGAGGGCTTCCTCGGACCCggaggcccagggctggggcgCCTGGAGCCGGGCCGAGAAGACCCCTCTGGGTgcaggggatgggggcagggaggcggAGGAGACGGTGGAGGCGCAGGCGGAGGACGAGGGAGACACAGGCTTCCTGCCGTCGCTCTTGGAGAGGGAGGGCCTGGCCGAGGGCTCTGTACCTGACCAG GAGCTGGAGGCCATCAGGCTGAAGCTGTGGGCCATGGAGCAGGCCCAGGGGCCGGAGCCGCAGCCCcagcagcaggaagaggaagacGCCGGGGCCCTGCTGGCCGGGCAGCTGCTGAGCCCAGAGGCAG ACACCCCCACAGAGAAGGTGGAGGCCGACCACAGATCCGTCTACGTGGGTAAC gtggACTACGAGGGCACAGCCCGGGAGCTGGAAGCTTATTTCAACCACTGCGGGGAGATCCACCGGGTCACCATCCTGTGCGACAAGTTCTCTGGACACCCCAAGGG GTGCTGCCCAAAAGGACCAACTTCCCAGGAATCAGCTCCACGGACCGCGGGGGCCTTCGGGGACACCCCAGCGCCAGGGGACGACCCTTCCCCCACAGCAGCCTCGAGCGCGAGCGCGGGCCTCGTTTCAGACCACGAGGGCGGAACCG GGGGCGCGGAAGAGGCTCGCCCTGGTATTCGCCGTATTGAGACGAGGGCCGATGACCAGAGTGGGGCTGGGTCCAGAGGAGAGAGGGGCGCTCCACGCGGGATCGTTTACTCGGGGGAGAATAACTGCCCCGTCCCCCTTCACTTCGCGGGAGGACAGCAGCCAGGACCTCGCCCAGGCCCCACGGTCCATGCCACCAGTCACCAAGCAGGGCAGGGgcgggcctggcacagagcaccGGTCGGGGCTTTGGAGGGCACCTGGCGCGCTGCAGGCAGGTGA
- the PABPN1L gene encoding embryonic polyadenylate-binding protein 2 isoform X2 — protein MWPFLSRALFPPPTEAWLQRASSDPEAQGWGAWSRAEKTPLGAGDGGREAEETVEAQAEDEGDTGFLPSLLEREGLAEGSVPDQELEAIRLKLWAMEQAQGPEPQPQQQEEEDAGALLAGQLLSPEADTPTEKVEADHRSVYVGNVDYEGTARELEAYFNHCGEIHRVTILCDKFSGHPKGYAYIEFATESSAHAAVELDNSVFRGRVIKVLPKRTNFPGISSTDRGGLRGHPSARGRPFPHSSLERERGPRFRPRGRNRGRGRGSPWYSPY, from the exons ATGTGGCCCTTCCTCAGCCGTGctctcttcccaccccccaccgaGGCCTGGCTCCAGAGGGCTTCCTCGGACCCggaggcccagggctggggcgCCTGGAGCCGGGCCGAGAAGACCCCTCTGGGTgcaggggatgggggcagggaggcggAGGAGACGGTGGAGGCGCAGGCGGAGGACGAGGGAGACACAGGCTTCCTGCCGTCGCTCTTGGAGAGGGAGGGCCTGGCCGAGGGCTCTGTACCTGACCAG GAGCTGGAGGCCATCAGGCTGAAGCTGTGGGCCATGGAGCAGGCCCAGGGGCCGGAGCCGCAGCCCcagcagcaggaagaggaagacGCCGGGGCCCTGCTGGCCGGGCAGCTGCTGAGCCCAGAGGCAG ACACCCCCACAGAGAAGGTGGAGGCCGACCACAGATCCGTCTACGTGGGTAAC gtggACTACGAGGGCACAGCCCGGGAGCTGGAAGCTTATTTCAACCACTGCGGGGAGATCCACCGGGTCACCATCCTGTGCGACAAGTTCTCTGGACACCCCAAGGG CTATGCCTACATAGAGTTTGCCACCGAGAGCTCTGCCCACGCCGCCGTGGAGCTGGACAACAGTGTTTTTCGAGGCCGGGTCATCAAG GTGCTGCCCAAAAGGACCAACTTCCCAGGAATCAGCTCCACGGACCGCGGGGGCCTTCGGGGACACCCCAGCGCCAGGGGACGACCCTTCCCCCACAGCAGCCTCGAGCGCGAGCGCGGGCCTCGTTTCAGACCACGAGGGCGGAACCG GGGGCGCGGAAGAGGCTCGCCCTGGTATTCGCCGTATTGA